Proteins from a genomic interval of Daphnia pulex isolate KAP4 chromosome 4, ASM2113471v1:
- the LOC124193251 gene encoding carboxypeptidase Q-like, whose protein sequence is MIVILMALGQIKKQLSLGTNVFLVFLIIYFSVTNVDAVVRRNAGKFPINSGPKWTKIPTNTRTNSSTIDLSKYVPRDECNLPDDLTKEIALYKPIVEGIINASVNGVFKRRTWRTLARFVDKFGSRIAGSDNLEQSIDYMVDLLKKNQLENVHTEQALVPKWVRGRESCWLISPRLEKLNILGLGSSIGTPSKGITAHAVVVESFEELQKMGKEAVEGKIVVYNEPYISYEKTVKYRGYGAIEAAKLGAVATLIRSVTPFSIDSPHTGWQHYQENVTQIPTAAISIEVAEMLHRMFQAGDDILIYLFMEARNLPPVMSRNTIAEIIGHQHPDKVVLVSGHLDSWDVGQGAMDDGGGAFISWNALALLKILGLRPRRTLRSVLWTAEEEGLVGAAAYFHDHRNDIAAFDFVMESDEGTFQPLGLSFSGNHDAGCILKEILKLMRPLNATQFATPMDGGPDIEYFTNVGIPGAALLNANERYFWYHHSQGDRMTVEDPINLDMCTALWAASAFVVADLSVDMPR, encoded by the exons atgattgtCATTTTGATGGCACTTGGTCAAATTAAAAAGCAGCTATCGCTAGGCACAAATGTGTTTCTTGTGTTTCTGATTATATATTTTAGTGTGACAAACGTCGATGCAGTAGTCAGACGAAATGCTGGCAAATTTCCCATCAATTCTGGTCCAAAATGGACTAAAATCCCTACCAACACACGCACCAATTCAAGTACCATCGATCTTTCGAAATACGTACCCCGTGATGAATGTAATCTCCCCGATGACCTAACCAAAGAAATTGCTCTTTATAAACCCATTGTTGAAGGCATTATCAATGCATCAGTTAATGgagttttcaaaagaagaaccTGGAGAACATTGGCGAGATTTGTAGATAAATTTGGATCCAGGATAGCAGGGTCTGATAATTTGGAGCAATCTATTGACTACATGGTTGatctgttgaagaaaaatcaattagaaAATGTGCACACAGAACAAGCACTTGTTCCGAAATGGGTTCGAGGAAGAGAATCCTGCTGGTTAATATCTCCACGATTGGAGAAGTTAAATATACTTGGTTTAGGATCAAGCATAGGAACTCCATCTAAAGGTATTACTGCCCATGCTGTTGTAGTTGAGAGTTTTGAGGAACTTCAGAAGATGGGCAAAGAG GCTGTTGAAGGGAAAATTGTGGTTTATAACGAACCCTACATTTCATACGAAAAAACGGTAAAGTATCGAGGTTATGGAGCCATTGAAGCCGCCAAACTTGGAGCAGTTGCTACCCTGATTCGGTCTGTTACTCCTTTCTCCATAGATTCCCCG CACACTGGATGGCAACACTACCAGGAGAACGTAACCCAGATACCAACAGCAGCCATCAGCATCGAAGTGGCTGAAATGTTGCATAGGATGTTCCAAGCCGGCGATGATATTTTGATATATCTATTCATGGAGGCACGCAACTTACCTCCTGTAATGTCACGTAACACAATAGCAGAAATCATCGGCCATCAACATCCAGACAAAGTGGTATTAGTTTCGGGACATTTGGATAGTTGGGATGTCGGTCAAGGAGCGATGGACG ATGGAGGAGGCGCCTTCATCTCATGGAACGCTCTGGCTTTACTTAAAATTCTTGGTTTACGCCCTCGACGCACTTTACGTTCAGTCTTATGGACCGCTGAGGAGGAAGGCCTAGTTGGAGCAGCAGCTTATTTCCACGATCACCGCAACGACATAGCTGCCTTTGATTTCGTAATGGAGTCAGACGAAGGAACTTTTCAACCATTGGGCCTCTCATTCTCCGGTAACCACGACGCCGGTTGCATCCTGAAAGAAATCCTGAAACTGATGCGTCCCTTGAATGCCACCCAATTCGCCACACCTATGGATGGAGGTCCTGACATTGAGTATTTTACTAATGTCGGCATTCCCGGAGCTGCTTTGCTCAACGCCAACGAACGCTATTTTTGGTACCATCACAGCCAAGGTGACCGTATGACAGTAGAAGATCCCATCAATCTCGACATGTGCACCGCTCTCTGGGCAGCTTCCGCCTTCGTCGTAGCAGACCTTTCCGTTGACATGCCACGTTAA
- the LOC124193252 gene encoding bax inhibitor 1-like: MYVPLPVELRLRSASSPINNKEPFDSSRITMASTTNRRTSFSINAAIRNFNSTLEPPIQQHLKQVYTCLTLSTLAAAVGAYVHLFTNVLSGNFLTSFVAIGFLLTLFATPDDSGKNAKTRIGLLLGFSFFTGLGLGPLLDTVIRINPAIISTAFLSTAVLFTCFSLCALLSPRGQYLFLGAPLLSMFSLLSILFLANIFIGSVLVFQAYLYLGFAVMCGFVLYDTQLIIEKRRIGDKDFVWHSVDLFIDFVNIFRYLLIILAQKEDNQSKKRKN, encoded by the exons ATGTACGTACCATTACCAGTTGAATTGAGACTTAGATCAGCGAGCTCTCCGATAAACAACAAAGAACCGTTCGATTCTTCGCGAATTACGATGGCGTCAACGACTAACCGCCGAACATCTTTTTCCATCAATGCTGCGATTCGAAATTTTAATTCCACTTT GGAACCTCCGATTCAGCAACATTTGAAGCAAGTTTACACCTGCTTAACCTTGTCAACTTTAGCAGCTGCTGTGGGTGCTTATGTACACCTTTTCACGAATGTGCTATCAGGAAATTTCCTTACTTCATTTGTTGCTATTGGATTTCTTTTGACTCTGTTTGCAACTCCTGATGATAGTGGAAAGAATGCCAAGACTAGGATTGGTTTGCTGcttggattttctttctttacag GTCTAGGACTTGGACCTCTGTTGGATACAGTTATTCGTATTAATCCAGCCATCATTTCTACAGCTTTCTTGTCTACAGCTGTGCTTTTTACATGTTTCTCTCTTTGTGCTTTACTGTCACCTAGAGGCCAATATTTGTTTCTTGGAGCTCCACTGCTTTCAATGTTCTCATTGCTAAGCATTCTCTTTTTggcaaatattttcattggATCAGTTCTAGTTTTTCAG GCTTACCTGTATTTGGGATTCGCGGTCATGTGTGGATTTG tcCTGTACGACACCCAACTGATCATCGAAAAGCGCCGCATCGGGGATAAAGATTTTGTTTGGCATTCAGTTGATCTTTTCATCGATTTCGTAAATATTTTCCGATACTTGCTGATTATTCTTGCTCAGAAG GAAGACAACCAAAGTAAGAAGCGCAAGAACTAA
- the LOC124193250 gene encoding tRNA (cytosine(34)-C(5))-methyltransferase-like, which yields MGRMGRKNKREKKDGAALSWGTKNKNEGYDVVVKENSAFETYYKAQKIVPDDQWESFMYHLKEPLPASFRISGHRNQGKAILKIMEGEYFKALTEEQAKPECLTWYPENLAWQLSLTRKDIRKSEANVKLHNFLVSETEAGNISRQETVSMIPPLVLDVQPHHKVLDMCAAPGSKTSQLVEMLHCDEGKAPEGLVIANDSNNKRCYLLTHQLKRLPSPNLIITNHDASLMPNFHIPTPGGGKDVLKFDRILCDVPCSGDGTLRKNLDVWMKWNSANGSSLHGLQYRIARRGAEMLSVGGKMVYSTCSLNPMENEAVIHRLLVEAKGSLELEEVSDKLPGLKYVPGLSHWVVMSRVLTAYATPEEVPEAMKHILRGSLFPPKPEDADKFHLERCLRILPHQQNTGGFFVSALKKVAPLPWEAQERKPIVAATNSTAVVSTEVESTKDNAPRSPARKRQKIRGFKEDPYLFFDEDEELWPPIKEFYGLSDTMDPKLLLTRCKEGKKKNIYYTSPMVRDLTRTNEDRLTIINTGIKMFARSENKGTDCGYRIAQEGALAMMEFMKKRRVVITRDDMTMLLLNDDMNTPPEIHSFSSGAAKQLHEIDTGSTLMECYEDGLHIVVVAWKGKTSVRAYVAKCDRIHYLRLCGADLSKFEVNKFAEKERSAQNDLEEKEENQGQEDVSIDEGHKVPADMDNVEKEIPVDIDSAENQAPVNMDVVVKEDAVAE from the exons ATGGGTAGAATGGGCAGGAAAAATaaacgtgaaaaaaaggatggCGCTGCGTTATCTTGG GGAACCAAGAACAAGAATGAAGGATATGATGTCGTTGTCAAAGAAAATTCAGCATTTGAAACGTATTATAAG GCTCAAAAAATCGTCCCTGATGATCAATGGGAATCGTTCATGTATCACTTGAAGGAACCTCTCCCTGCTTCATTTAGAATTTCTGGGCATCGTAATCAAGGAAAAGCTATATTGAAAATTATGGAAGGGGAATATTTTAAGGCATTGACTGAAGAACAAGCTAAACCTGAATGCCTTACTTGGTATCCTGAAAATCTGGCATGGCAACTGAGTCTGACTAGGAAAGATATCCGTAAATCTGAAGCAAATGTGAAACTACACAATTTCTTAGTGTCAGAAACTGAAGCAGGAAATATTAGTAGACAAG AAACTGTGAGTATGATCCCACCCCTTGTTCTTGATGTCCAGCCCCATCACAAG GTTTTAGACATGTGCGCCGCCCCCGGCTCAAAAACTAGCCAATTAGTGGAAATGCTACATTGTGATGAGGGAAAAGCACcag AAGGTTTAGTTATTGCAAACGATTCGAACAACAAAAGATGTTATCTGTTGACTCATCAGTTGAAGAGACTGCCATCACCAAATCTGATAATTACAAACCATGATGCGTCTCTGATGCCTAATTTTCATATTCCTACTCCAGGAGGAG GGAAGGATGTCTTGAAGTTTGACCGAATTTTGTGTGATGTGCCCTGTTCTGGAGACGGTACTCTACGAAAAAACTTGGATGTTTGGATGAAATGGAACAGCGCCAATGGATCAAGTCTTCACGG TTTGCAATATCGAATTGCGCGACGTGGAGCTGAAATGCTATCCGTGGGTGGGAAAATGGTTTATTCTACATGTTCGTTGAATCCCATGGAAAACGAGGCAGTCATTCACCGCTTGCTAGTCGAAGCTAAGGGATCGCTGGAATTAGAAGAAGTGAGTGACAAATTGCCTGGACTGAAGTATGTTCCTGGATTGTCTCACTGGGTCGTTATGAGTCGGGTTTTGACTGCCTATGCAACACCGGAAGAAGTTCCTGAAGCAATGAAGCACATTCTTCGAGGATCATTGTTCCCCCCTAAACCTGAAGATGCCGATAAATTTCACCTGGAACGATGCTTGCGAATTCTCCCTCATCAACAGAACACTggtggattttttgtttctgcatTGAAGAAGGTGGCTCCTCTTCCATGGGAAGCACAAGAAAGGAAACCAATTGTAGCAGCTACCAACAGCACTGCTGTGGTAAGCACAGAAGTGGAATCGACGAAGGACAACGCTCCTCGATCACCTGCCCGAAAGAGGCAAAAGATTCGAGGGTTTAAGGAAGAcccttatctttttttcgacgaagatgaagaattGTGGCCTCCCATCAA aGAATTTTACGGATTAAGTGATACAATGGACCCTAAGTTACTGTTGACTCGCTGcaaagagggaaagaaaaagaatatttactaCACTAGTCCCATGGTTCGCGATTTGACTAGAACAAATGAAGACCGATTAACG ATCATCAATACAGGAATTAAAATGTTCGCGCGCAGTGAAAACAAGGGCACCGATTGTGGATATCGTATCGCCCAAGag GGAGCGCTAGCAATGATGGAGTTCATGAAGAAGAGACGAGTAGTAATCACAAGAGATGATATGACTATGCTACTTTTGAACGACGACATGAACACGCCACCGGAAATTCATTCGTTTAGTTCAGGTGCAGCCAAGCAGTTGCACGAAATCG ATACTGGCAGTACGCTGATGGAATGCTATGAGGATGGACTTCATATAGTCGTAGTTGCTTGGAAGGGGAAAACGTCTGTTAGAGCATATGTAGCAAAATGTGATCGGATACATTATTTGCGCTTGTGTGGAGCTGACCTATCGAAATTCG AGGTTAATAAGTTTGCGGAAAAAGAACGTTCAGCCCAAAATGAcctagaagaaaaagaagaaaatcaagggCAAGAAGATGTTAGTATTGATGAAGGTCATAAGGTTCCTGCCGACATGGACAACGTAGAAAAAGAGATTCCAGTTGATATCGACAGCGCAGAAAATCAGGCTCCAGTTAATATGGATGTCGTCGTGAAAGAAGACGCGGTTGCGGAGTAA
- the LOC124193280 gene encoding transient receptor potential channel pyrexia-like — MGKCESANGDHQTCAAEEMRDNKEFRTKSGRFKARKYANRRAFQDRRKPWTTTNGAASSDATGDTFRFDIPADDPTFSISSESNTSRAELKNCTISGEEPASWFYGCSIWTENQLKNSIDELLGSHEMDSIHPKTILGASESSRNWSKLPLCFYNVAVLYASMTGNIVMLQFFLQRGASPKATDSEERTVLHYAASSSAVTAADCITLLREYGAEINAWDKLGLATPLICAAASGNAGAVKVLLCAGAEVNAGLADPKYPDSSTPLIWAVRARSVTCATYLIEAGAAVNSPQAYSEAPIHVAAAQGDTDLLEMLLQNKADIRVLFGRERMSALHLAAEEGNAGCIRLLLQAKADCNAVNFRGQTPLHLATLSQSVESVAVLLEAGARHNICDNDQKSPLHSAIIKTSRSTEIVRLLIASGADINGRDNFGCTPLHLAAINENSKAATVLVQSGADLSAKTKGGVSALDFLVRRTPDVLTTIPRRLDSAVVVADHDPVDPDCELHLDFNVIVPGGDQQRVGESGFLITLVAAGQRHILQHPIIRAFLHLKWIKIRSLFIVSLLFHAAFVLSLSANILSIYVIQRNRNCSVIHNDSSTTTNEDLNWDTTNCLYTQWPSWLEDVVRYLNLGFGALSLIKEFFQLLQTPSEYVRSSENYIQCFLIIGVVGINLPKNFNHNDWQQHLAAIIIVVAWMELMMHVGRFPVFGLYVQMFTTVAANIAKFLAAYMSLIIGFSLGLSVLYPDTESLASLPFSLVTTVVMMTGELEYSKYFYEDHRPEYPITTLIVFLAFLLFIVVVLMNLLVGLAVSDIQGLRKSAGLDRLVRQTRLIARMESIVFSPWLNQLPCWFDTRTRKFLQRKILVVPPSHHRVYIVRPNDPRDNRFPPDIKENILKILVSKPNKKSYHELYRTNIEHQSSLTEELFDEVIQNVHSLCHNCVSQVVIMNSSMENRFSKLENQWIATKKQFDILIELLTEKPLTHPSSNTS, encoded by the exons ATGGGTAAATGCGAGAGCGCAAACGGTGATCATCAAACGTGTGCTGCTGAAGAGATGCGAGATAACAAAGAATTTCGAACCAAAAGCGGACGCTTTAAAGCTCGCAAATACGCAAATCGTCGAGCGTTTCAAGATCGTCGAAAGCCGTGGACAACTACAAATGGTGCTGCCAGTTCTGACGCGACGGGAGACACTTTCCGTTTTGATATTCCTGCAGACGATCCAACTTTTAGCATCTCCAGTGAATCTAACACTAGTCGTGCAGAGTTGAAGAATTGTACTATTTCGGGAGAAGAACCAGCTTCTTGGTTTTACGGCTGTTCCATTTGGACTGAAAATCAACTCAAGAACAGCATAGATGAATTGTTGGGGAGTCACGAAATGGATTCAATTCACCCGAAAACTATTTTAGGAGCGTCGGAGAGTTCACGCAATTGGTCCAAACTACCTTTGTGCTTCTACAATGTAGCAGTCTTGTATGCTTCCATGACTGGCAACATTGTAATGctgcaattttttcttcaacgagGGGCTAGCCCGAAAGCGACCGATTCAGAGGAACGAACAGTTCTACATTATGCAGCCAGTTCATCTGCTGTCACGGCAGCAGACTGCATTACATTGCTGAGGGAATACGGCGCAGAAATTAATGCATGGGATAAACTTGGACTAGCTACACCCCTGATCTGCGCCGCGGCTTCTGGAAATGCTGGAGCAGTTAAAGTTCTTCTCTGTGCTGGAGCTGAAGTCAACGCCGGTCTGGCCGATCCCAAATATCCCGACAGTTCGACACCACTTATATGGGCAGTTCGCGCACGTAGCGTAACCTGTGCTACTTATTTGATTGAAGCTGGCGCTGCTGTCAACAGCCCACAGGCGTACAGTGAAGCACCTATTCACGTTGCAGCGGCCCAAGGAGACACGGACTTGTTGGAAATGCTCTTGCAGAACAAAGCAGACATTCGCGTACTTTTTGGCCGTGAACGAATGAGTGCCTTGCACTTGGCGGCAGAGGAAGGAAATGCTGGCTGCATTCGACTGCTATTGCAGGCGAAAGCAGATTGTAATGCTGTTAATTTTCGTGGCCAAACTCCTTTACACTTGGCCACGTTATCACAGTCGGTCGAGTCTGTTGCCGTTCTGTTGGAGGCAGGAGCGAGACACAACATCTGCGACAATGATCAAAAATCTCCTCTTCATAGCGCTATTATCAAAACCTCGCGTTCCACCGAAATCGTCCGGCTTCTGATCGCTTCGGGAGCCGATATTAACGGACGTGACAACTTTGGCTGCACACCCCTACATCTGGCAGCGATCAACGAGAATTCTAAAGCTGCAACAGTTTTAGTTCAGTCAGGCGCAGACCTGTCGGCCAAAACCAAAGGGGGAGTTTCTGCATTGGATTTTCTAGTTCGGCGAACGCCCGACGTCTTGACTACCATTCCACGTCGACTGGATTCCGCCGTGGTAGTGGCAGATCACGATCCTGTTGATCCCGACTGTGAGCTTCACTTGGATTTCAACGTAATTGTACCCGGTGGAGATCAACAGCGAGTCGGTGAATCCGGATTTCTTATCACTTTAGTAGCAGCGGGTCAAAGACACATTCTTCAACATCCTATTATTAGGGcctttttacatttgaaatgGATCAAAATCCGCTCTCTTTTTATCGTCTCACTCCTTTTTCACGCTGCCTTTGTCCTCTCGTTAAGTGCCAACATCCTTTCCATTTACGTCATTCAACGAAATCGCAATTGTTCGGTAATCCACAATGATTCTTCTACCACCACCAATGAAGATTTAAATTGGGATACAACAAATTGTCTTTACACGCAATGGCCCTCCTGGTTAGAAGACGTCGTTAGATACCTGAAcctg gGCTTCGGAGCACTTTCGTTAATTAAGGAATTTTTTCAACTGCTTCAAACGCCGAGTGAATACGTTCGTAGCTCCGAAAACTATATACAATGTTTCCTCATTATTGGAGTCGTAGGGATAAATCTGCCGAAGAATTTCAATCATAACGACTGGCAGCAACATCTCGCTGCAATTATAATTGTAGTAGCTTGGATGGAACTGATGATGCACGTTGGAAGATTTCCAG TTTTCGGTCTTTACGTGCAAATGTTTACGACCGTGGCAGCAAACATAGCCAAGTTTCTCGCAGCATACATGAGCTTGATTATAGGATTTTCTTTAGGATTGTCAGTTCTTTACCCGGACACGGAATCCCTGGCTAGTTTACCCTTTTCTTTGGTAACTACTGTAGTGATGATGACCGGGGAACTAGAATACAGTAAATACTTTTACGAAGATCATAGACCCGAATACCCCATCACGACACTCATCGTTTTCTTAGCCTTTCTACTTTTCATTGTCgttgttttaatgaatttactCGTGGGTCTAGCAGTCTCTGACATTCAAGGACTCCGAAAATCAGCCGGATTGGATCGCTTAGTTAGACAAACCCGTTTGATTGCGCGCATGGAGAGcattgttttttctccttggTTAAACCAACTGCCATGCTGGTTTGATACACGTACTCGGAAGTTTCTCCAACGAAAAATTCTTGTTGTCCCTCCGTCCCATCACCGGGTTTACATCGTAAGACCCAATGATCCACGCGACAATCGTTTCCCTCCtgatatcaaagaaaatattttgaaaattcttgtcTCAAAACCCAATAAGAAGTCGTACCACGAACTTTATCGCACCAATATAGAACATCAATCTTCTTTGACTGAAGAGTTATTTGACGAGGTAATACAAAATGTCCATAGTCTTTGTCATAACTGTGTTTCCCAAGTAGTCATAATGAATAGTTCGATGGAGAATCGTTTCTCAAAACTAGAGAATCAATGGATTGCTACTAAAAAACAGTTCGATATCTTAATAGAACTATTGACTGAAAAACCTTTAACACACCCTTCTTCCAACACAtcataa